In Streptosporangiales bacterium, a single genomic region encodes these proteins:
- a CDS encoding arginase family protein, translated as MADVELIGVPFDGWGRLGHNEALAARVLCDAGVVEVFGAHPVVLGDDLVLLSGPGAGRGLRISLVDEAALFAMVGALGVTCSGAVAGGRFCFRWSMAV; from the coding sequence GTGGCTGACGTGGAACTCATCGGCGTTCCTTTTGATGGATGGGGGCGGTTGGGTCACAACGAGGCCTTGGCGGCGAGAGTGTTGTGTGATGCTGGCGTGGTTGAGGTTTTTGGTGCGCATCCGGTGGTGTTGGGTGATGATTTGGTGTTGCTGTCTGGTCCGGGCGCCGGCCGCGGGTTGAGGATTTCACTGGTCGATGAGGCGGCGCTGTTTGCCATGGTCGGGGCCCTTGGGGTCACGTGTTCCGGGGCGGTAGCTGGTGGCCGTTTCTGTTTCCGTTGGTCTATGGCGGTGA
- a CDS encoding RidA family protein: MADGFNPAEVWAPNGRAFSQGVIQGPGEVIHVTGQVAWDKDSKVVGADSAHAQMEKSIDNVRVILDSVGGTLNDIVSMTIYFLDRNDLPAIQEVRARHFPVESAPASALIQVPGLVVPELLVELVPIAVVPQSRFRRPN, from the coding sequence ATGGCTGACGGTTTCAACCCGGCGGAGGTGTGGGCGCCGAACGGGCGAGCATTCTCCCAAGGAGTAATCCAGGGACCAGGCGAAGTCATCCACGTCACCGGCCAGGTCGCCTGGGACAAGGACAGCAAAGTCGTCGGCGCCGACAGCGCTCACGCCCAGATGGAGAAGTCCATCGACAACGTCCGCGTCATCCTCGACAGTGTCGGCGGTACCCTCAACGACATCGTCTCGATGACCATCTACTTCCTCGACCGCAATGACCTTCCCGCGATCCAAGAGGTACGCGCGCGACACTTTCCCGTCGAGTCTGCGCCGGCCAGTGCGCTCATCCAGGTACCTGGCCTTGTTGTACCAGAGCTCCTGGTCGAACTCGTGCCGATCGCAGTCGTGCCACAAAGCCGCTTCCGACGACCGAATTAG